The following DNA comes from Oreochromis niloticus isolate F11D_XX linkage group LG23, O_niloticus_UMD_NMBU, whole genome shotgun sequence.
ATAACTACAAATTAATTATGCATgaagttgttatttttttttaatttcttgtcatttctagTGACACGTGTCAGCTATAATTAATTTGAGCTTGTCTAcgtttgtttcattttcacatATTAGCAAGCTAAGTTTTGCTACATTAGCTCCTTCTGCTGACTACAAGCTAAACTAGCTTAGCAGTTGTAAATAAAGACATTATAAGATAAGACTTTGTAAACATTTAGCTGGTATCAACTAATCTTGTAAAAACGAgtctttattttttgaaaagaacttattttgtttgtctgtcaaagttttaatcttttgCATTTTAGCGAACGAGTAAGaatcttttatttttgcatctGAATTAATTTGACTTGTGTGCAAACACTTTAGAGGCTCTGTAGGAGACATTTACTGTGTACTTAACTAGGAAGAGCcaaattttttaatttaattttaagttCCTAGGCGACTCCTAAATGAGGTATTCAGGGCATGGGCCCCTGagaggaggccctggggcagaaCCAGGATACACTGGGGAGATTACATCTCTTGGCTGActtgggaatgccttggtgtccTCCCCGGAAAAGCTGGAGGCTGAGGGAGGTCATGGGTGTCTCTGCTTATGCTGCCCCCATGTTCCGGACCCAGATAAacaggatggatggatagatattTTATGCTTTCATAtaattttagatttaaaaaaagagtaatAATAACTGAATAGACAAAAAGTGACTAAAAATGGAGGCTACAATTTTCCACAAAGAGTGAATTTATTTCAGCTCCCCTAAGCTCAGAAAGTGTAGAAAACTGGCATTAAAGGTCACTTGCATGTAAATCCGTGAACTTTCCCACATGGAAGGCCACTAATGTAAAAGCCCAGGTCTGCggttgtgttttctttgtgccTGTCACTCCATCTGTCTCTGAGCTGCCCTCTGTCTGCTCTGATGGTTGCTCTGCTCACTGTCATCAAGTTCACCCagtctccttctgtgtctctctgCAGGCCTCTCGGGTCAGGGGAAGGTTGATCCCTTGCATGCTAACTGTGGGAACCGAGGCACGCACGCAAAACACACGCAAATATTTAGAATGCCTCAAGTCCATAAAAGGTCACATGGAAACATGTGAGCAAAAGAAAATGGAGGGAGATGCTTGCTTTTTCTTGTGTGGAATGTTTGACGTCTCCATCGAGAGTTGTTTCTCTTAATGCTCTCACTCTTTCCGTGGGTGATGGCACCCCAGTGGGTCACCAGCCATTGGAAGCACCACGTACAGGAGCAGCTCTCCCAGTATAAGCCAGTGTTTGAGGGAGCAAGTATGGAAGTGGCTGTGTACATATTGTGCTCAGATTGCAGCACACCAGTGAAAATCTACACCGTGTGCAaactctttccaaaataaaactcCATATCCATAATTCTAAAACACTGAGCCTGTTTACCAGTCGTTAGTGCCAAGTTGTATGTTTTCAGTGATTGTTGTAATCACTCTCCAAGAGATCACCTCCTGCTGTGGTTTGAATAAATGATTTCCATTGGCACGAACAAATTGTCATGGTTTCCATTTCCTGGTTTCCATTTGATTTCTGATCCTTGCTTGGATTTAGCTGATACTGTTCACACTTTCTTAGTGTCCCCTTTGTCCTCACTTCTTTatctttctctgttttgtctgtgtgttggcTTCCCGATTTTCTTTCTAATgactttctttgtgtgtttcaagtatttgttttccctccttttaTTATTGTCAcctgtgttcagctgttttcaccTGTAACTAATcaaccctgtgtgtgtgtgtggtctgtcTGATATCCTCGTGTTGGTTATGTACCGGCCATTGTTATAGTTTTGCAACTTGGAAAAAAAGTCCACAGGGTTAGGTTAGGGTTATGGGGTTAGGATTACGACTTGGTGTGCGGTGTTACGGCGTTTCCACGTTTAAAAACTATGACATAACTATATTGTGACTGGTCACTTTCAGTGTTGATCCTGGACCAGCATTAGTTTTGTTGATCCAGGAACAACTTCAGCACAACAATTACAGATTGAGTGGGCGTGTTTGTGGATGTCTGTTCAACTTCCTCATGGCACTTGACTTCCTTCCTTTTCTGGAATCCTTCTTTGTTTAAACCAGTTTACTGAACTTtgtgtatttctgtttttggaGCAGGAATTAAAGGCTCAGATTAGTTTATTTAACCAACCTCattgttttatgtttgtgtcCTTTAAATCTCTTTCAGAGATTTGTGTTCTGGGCCACATGTGTCAGTCAGTGCGTTTACATAATATGGAGGAAGTGTTTAGTTGGGGATTTTTTTACATTGGAACTAAGAAGAGGAATTACTAATTCCAGTGAATTGTTTGGATGACACATGCATAGCAACCAGACTCGGACACTCCTTTTAGTGTGCGTAAGTACACATTATTGGTGGTGTCAGGtttgactgtgattttaaaCCAAGAGGAGGGTATTTTGTGTCACATAGAGACAGTGACAGAACAGAAAGTAGTCTGCCAGTGGAGGTGAAATTCCATATTCGACATCAGTGATTAGTGGTGGATTCAGgttttttaaatacaacaaTCAACTATTAatggatataaataaaaacctaaTTAATGTCTTTGATTAAGTGTGTCTGCGGTTAACAATTTTCTTTGATCAGATAAGGTTCTTATAAGTTTAGTTGGCAGACGCCTACAGTGTGGATACCTGAGATGAACAAACCAGACAGCCACTTTGGCTCAAAGCCAGTAGCAGGAATGGACTCCTGACTGCTTTTTACACCTACCTGCAGGTGTTTGGGTTGAACTTCTTGCCCTGCCGCATGCACGACTCATGACTCTCTCTGCACTGACACAGACAAGTATCTGGGTTCAGAGGCTGGTGTCTGGGACATTCTGCGGCACACACACAGCCGCACAGATCATCATCCCACCGCTGGCCAGCAGGGCACAACTTCCCCTCGCCCTGACCTTCGCACTGGCATTCACCTGAGAGAAAATCATCAAGAAAACCGAAGAGGGAGGGTGATTTTATGAATCAAAACGAAACTTTATCAGATATTGCGTCGCACATGCCCGACAGCACTGTCGGGCTAAATATTTGATGGTCGTGTTTCTACATGTAAGACATTTGCATGAAGCTATCTTCCCCAAACTTCCCTGTATCTGTGTATTTTTGTCTCTCGAGCTTGCTCATTTACTGTCAGAGTGATGGCTTCGTGGCGCATTTATTGTCAACTGCTCACGGTGAATCCAAATGCTTGAGTAAAACTTAATTTTCAAGAGCTGCACATTGACATTTTGCACGACGCAAAACAACATatttaaatacaataaattacACCCTTGCTTACAGGTGTTGTGGTCCAGTTTCCAGCCTGGATCACAGCTGGCTTCAGTGAGTCCATTTTGACAGACACAATCGCACGTGGACTCTTCCAGAACCCGGTTGGGCCCACAGAGAGCCAGCAGGCCAGAGTCCAGCACTTCTGGAagacataaaaaagtgaaaaaaattattttgttgttgttgttttttttttttttcagatttatgAAATATTGTGCAGATTCATGATCCCCAGAGGATGAAACACTGTAACTGTGAGGTTGGCATTTTCCCAGGAAAAGAAACAGATTCCTTTGATGTTGTTTCAGGAAGGCCATCCAGTGTTTGGCACCACCCACTGTGGCGATCCCTTACAAATAGGGGAGCAACTGAAACTAGCTCATCTATACAACATATTGTCATGAAATACGGGTTAGGGTTAGATGTTCAAGTTCCCCAGAGGATGAAATCAAATGCCTTTGGTGGCCTCCTGATAATATTCAGGTCAACATTTTAATCTGTCCAGTACAAAAGATTCCCTTCAGCTGTACCTTGAGCCAAGATTTGACTTCATGATATATCAGCTAAACACCAGCCTGTTAGCATGATAGCATTTAGTATGCAGCCTCCCAAAGTTTAGTGTTTTCATGGCTGTCAGTTTGGCAGGCAGCTACAGGAACTGTGGTTAAGTTGCAGTGAGACtggcattttcttttcttagtTCACATACCTGTGGTAAATCCAAAGAAGAGAATACTTTTTGGTTTACACTTATACTAATGTTGCCTGTGGAAACATTAGTTCAAAGACGGACCTCTCAGTATAGATCAGATGAACATTTATGAAAACGACAAACAATAATATCTGTCAGGAGAGGTTACTTTATTATAAAAAAAGAGTGATAGGAACTGTAGTTCACTACATGATTGTACAAGTAAAACGGCACAAAAACATTCCTGCTACAAATGAATAGGCAGTACCTCAGGGAAAGATTTGCCACCCAAACGCCATCATCATCATGTGGGTGTTGTTACTGAGTTTTTTTTATCACATCCCAAAACGTGCTCAGTGGAAGTTTTTTGCATTATTGTTGCATTCCAGTTCAGAGTTGTGACCCAGTTAAAAGGACATGTCTgagttttaaaaacaacacgATTTCTAACACGTTGGAGTGTTGGAGTGTCCATGCTGCAGAAAGGGTGGGTCAGACAAATACCAAACTCTGCAGTGAGTTCTTGACCCATGAATTAATCTCTGTTTTTCATGTCATGAAAATGATGCTCAACTTTAGTAAGTTGCTTTGACATTCTCATTTAAAGGCTTTATTTGGAACATAAGTCAGTGTGGTTCACTGGATTTACCACTTTGGTTTCATTTGCCAAAAAGTTTACTCTCTGAATCTTTTTCCACCATTGTAGTTCTGGTACCAATGCAGAtccctttctgtgtttgtgcctTTTGAGTACCATGGCTCAAGAGGCTTGAGAACCAATTATTATGCTGCGTCGTTAGGAGAAGTTGGGGTAGTGGTCTCCTTGGCTCTGGTGCTAGTCTTGTTTCAGTGCAAATGGGGGGAACTAGTTCTAGATTGGCCATCTGCGCCACATCAGTGGAAAAACTGTAATTGTCGGTTTTGTCTATAGTGGGTGTCAACCACATGCTTGAGAACCACTGATGGACTAGACTGAATATGCATCAGCATGAGTAGAAATTGACTAATTTGACCAACATGACTCATGCATGCTTACCTGCCTCTCTCTCAGGGTAGTTTATTGTGTCTGCAGAGACGCACACACAGTTTGCTGGATCCCATATTGAGCCCGAGGCACAGGCACGTTCAGGAGGAGAGCACCTAtcaacacacagacacgcactcACGCTATATTATAAATGCATGGATACACAAAAGAGTGAGTCATGAATGGCTGTAAAGGCACCCACGCGTCACTCTTCACCTATCACTCCAACTCACAGGTGATCTGTTGCTGCTCGTCTGATGATGGAGCGGAGCGGCCGCTTGGGGAGGCAATCGCATGAAGTGTGGTTGATGAAGTTTGCCATGACAACAGTGCGTACCATCCTGGACTGGGACACTTTCATCAGCTAGGAGCGGGAAGAGGAAAGTTAGACGTGCATGTGCGCATAAAATTCTGAATTGTGGAAGGAATTagtgtttcttcttttctttccttttcttctgctgCAGTACTGCTGATGTTTAGATGTTGATGTAATTGTTGTAAGATTGTGCAACTGTGCGTGACTCTACTGTGTATATTGTCTTAACATcatgtccatttgcagccaaagGCTGTCCCACTGGAGTAGGGTGTGTTGTGATACAGACAAGCTGGTTACATAAATGGGCAGATTGGTTTCTGTCCTCTTTCCTGAGGCAGTTTGTGGTGCAAGAGCATAAAATCTGGAGCAGAGTGTTAAATAATTCAAGTGCTGAAGAGTGTACAAGATGTTAGATACAAGGAGGTGAAAAAGAGACTCCGGGCGCATGGCTTACCGTCTTGTTCACAAGCGTGTAACTTGTATTTGTGCAGTAAAAAGCTTCGTTGTTGCAGCATCCACCGCAACGATGCAGCGCCACACAATGAGGGAGGTAGAATTGACTGGTGGATTCTGGGTATTCTTTAGCGACTTCAATGCACACCTCTCTGGGCTGGCACGAGGTTCGTTGGATCTCCTCCAGGATGACTGAAAATACAGCCAACAATGCATGACAACAGGAACTGCACCCCTCTGTGAAGGCCACACCAGACATCTTTGAACCACACcttcagtttaattttaaaattacttgagCACAATCTGAGATGAACAATGACACATGACATATTACATCAtggcattatttatttattcagcaaAAACTAAGCAAAATGAAGAATGAGTCTGAGAAAACCGAAAGATGTCTCACAATTCAGTAGCTtatagaaccacctttagcagcattCACTTCAAGTAATGGTATTCTGTATGGCTTTATTGGTCGGTTACATCATTATGGAGGAATTTGGGCCCACGCTTCTTTATAGTGTTACTTcatttcattgaggtttgcgGGAATTCAGCTCTCTTAAGTTCCCAGCACAGCATTTCAGTGGagctgaggtctggactttaaCAGGGTCGTTAcgacaccttgattcttttctttctctgtcattCTGTTGTTgacttgctgctgtgcttggggaTCACTGCCCCTTACATCATCTGGTTTGGGCCAAGCTTTAGGTGTGGGACAGTGGCTTCACATTTGACTTTAGGACACTTTACAGAGGAGTTGACGgttgactcagtgactgcaggGTGTGAGGTCTtttggctgcaaaacaagcctaaACCATCACACCTCCACCGCCGTGCTTGACAGTcagtatgaggtgtttgtgctgatatgctgggTTTTCTGTCTATCACTTTGGTCTTGTCCGTCCAAAGCACAGAAGTCTTCtgatttgttcagatgcaactatGCAAACCTAAGTCATGCTGCCATGTTTTTGGCAGCATGACTTGGGTTAAGAGGCCTTCTCCTTAAAACGGTTTCAGACACATCATACATAATTGTACTGCCGTGATCTTTAATATTGaacatgctaactgagacctgtagagtctgagatgtgtttttttttcactctgagcattgcacagtctgaccttggggcATCAGTgctgtcttgaatgttttccactggTGAGtaatctttctcactgtagaatgatggatttcaaattgtttggaaatggctTTGCATCCCTTTCCGGACTGATGGGTAGCAACAATTGCCTCTCTAAAGATCATTTCTGATGTCTTTCTTCCCTGGCATTGCGtgaacacacacctgaatgctgcagataagcaaactgccaaaacttcagcttttctttagaggtgctcacacttgctgatgatcagttaatcatgTGACCTTGATTAGCAGTGCCTGGCTTCTACTTACCCTTTTAATTCTTATGGAAGCGGTAAGGGTGTATTCAGGGTTTCACATACTGCCTCTGcatgttgttggttttttttttgagatAGTGAAATATTTCATGTGTTGTTGTTCACATATTTTTCCACATGAGTGTATAAACACCCACCTGAGGATTCAAAAACCACATTTGGGATAATTCCCGCCACAATTTGTTTCTGCAGAACATTTTTGACACACAGCCGCTCAGTGAACAGAACAGTAATTTCCATTGTATGCTGGTAATTATAGGTAGATTCTGTTTGTTTACCCctttcttcatttttctgtttattagAGGTTTTAGGGAGAGGAAATCCTCATTCTCTGCAATACCAGCTACTTTTTCTGTCTCCAGTACAATGAAATCCATCTGTCAGTCCTTAAAAAACACCATTGTGTGGTTATATCACTGCTAcactttttcactttgccaGTCTGTTCAAGTATTTCAGACTGCTGTGATTGAAAGGCTGACATTAGCAGCAATAACACTGTCTTGACTTCCACAAATCTAATGATTCTGCTGGAATGTaagaagaaataataataaacagactACCTCTGTGCAAGCACGTCAGTGTTTACCTTGCAAATTGTCATCATCTTTGTAAAGAGCCTCCTCCCTCATCGGAACCCACATGTCCTGAATGTTAGCATTGAGTAAAGGGCTCATTGAAGATGTGGATAAAGACGATGAAGAGGGGGATGAAGAGCTGTGCCATGACCTCTTCCTCAGGCACTGCTGAATCACACTGTATTCAGGGTATAGGAACTGTAGAAGGTCATCCACACTTTTTATTGTCTCCAAACTGAGCTGGTCATTTGACTACAACAgagcatggaaaaaaaaagaagaatagaGATATTATACTTTTTACACATGTAGACAGCACGAATAGTAAAAAGAGTTATggagacagaaaatgaaactaaaagaTGATAAACAAATGTCACAAATCTTACAGCTAAGAGGGTGTTTTGGTTGtgtaataaaatagaaataatttaaaaacactcTCTTTATAGTTTGGCTTCAGAACGATTTAGTCGTGTATTTTTGGTGAAAAATTGTTTGATACAGCGTCGAGTTTGCAGGTTTGTTCTGGGTAAACAGTGAATACCTCAGCTGCCAATGTGTTGTAACATGTTGTTTTTGGCTACTGTTCGTTAAGAGCATGCATGTCCTCTCTTCACCTGCACACACTGttattttttaatgacaaaAGAAATCCAAAGCAGGAAAACTTAATTTGAGAATACACATAGGGTATACATAAGCCTACAAATAAATACACAGTATATATAACACTATGTAAAAGCCTTGAGTCACcttcatttttttgtattttgctaggaaattgggaaataggtgcagcgATTTATCgaaataaaaacagagtttgtgcaattctaacaagcttgaaagtcaatatttggtatgaccacctttattcttcaacacagcctgaacttaAGAGAGTTCAGAGTGTGTTGAATAATAAAGGCAAACTCTTCTAATTTCTTTAAGTCgtgttcaggaatagttctccaggcttcttgaaagacattcaaagctcttctttggatgtttctgcctctTGTTCTCTTCTCTTGTCAACATGATGACACACTGCTTCAACagtgttgaggtccgggctctggggaggccaatccatgactggtAGTGctctactgtgtgttttttctatccaggtatggtTTTACTGCACTGGGGGTGAGTTTTTCATTGTCATGCTGCAAAATGaaggtattgcatggtggatctaAATCTGATGGCACTTTTCTGCATAcaaaattccatcaattttgctAAGATCCCCAAAACCAGTGGTTGAAATGCAGCCCAAAACCAtgaccgtgttttacagatgaaaaCTGAccgttgtacctctctcctgacctccaaCATATCAGTTGTGATTTGAATGAAACCTTtaacatttggattcatcactccaccACATGTGTTGCCCCCTGTTTTCACCCCAGTTCTTGTATAAtgtggcatacctcagcctttcctCCCTGTTTCTCCACCATAAgccttcttgacagccacccttccactgagattatttctgatgaagcttcagtgaacagaagatggatcaactgaaggtccagatgcatctctcaggtcctgtgtcaggtctttgcttgATTTCCTTcatatttcttaaggacatgactttgaGATATGGTTCATCTGCTGATAGGTTTTAGATAGGCActtcttttttcctccacttGTATAGTTTCCTCAAGTTGTTTCAAGGACACTGCACATCATGCAGTGCCACGTTTTTAGCTTTTTGGAAATCATCACAGATGCTAAAGagctattttatgcctgtcaaactgtgtcatctttggcatttttcatagatttggCTACAAAAATGGGAacaagtttggtttttttgtgacagctgctggtaataaagtgcctaaagatacaatttaaaattggttctttgctaagttgtctttTATGTGCAGACAAAACACTAGTTAATCCCTTGAGTTAGGAGCCTTTTTTATGCtggaatgattcataggtcagtctcaactggcttaacaaacaaaaaacattaatctGAAAATTAGCAGGTACACAGACAATAAACCagtcaatgtccaaagaaaacctttgaaagaacttcagaaagcctggaaaaCTATAGCTCAACGGCACTTTGAAAAAactacaagaaagtctggctgcttggaaggaaaatataaagaaatgaggggtgactcaATGGTTTTGCGTAGTATTGTATGAATCATCCAGAGTTACTCTACTATAgtctaaaaacaaaagacagagctggaaatgagcataacAGGTCAGCTTCCATTGAAACAATGAGATCACAGCCTCGCTTTTGGAGTTTACTCTAGGACAACACTGGGCCTCCTTAAATAGACAAACATAATGGAGATTATTCAATGTGGTGGATGAGATCCATACAATAAATCAGTTTAAAACAGATATCACTCTATAAACCATTCCAGCTGTGAGTCATTCCCTTAATGATTTTCCCGCCATCATGATAAACGACTCTCTTCTGTTTTAATAGAGTAGATGAAAGATGAGAGATTAACTGGCTAATAGACACTGCTGTATTATCTGACTAAATGTCAGCAGGGAGTTGGTCTTTGAGTGTCACATTTGAAGTCTTCCTGGGAACATGGGTGGGTTGTTTAATTTCCCAGGCTGAGAGAGAGCAGACTGGCACAGCTGGCACTGCCTAAACAGAAACTGGATCTCTGCAGTGTTATCACTATTTCCATTTATCTCTTTCTATCTGCCTCCCCCTCCTTTTTCATTTCCCTCCATCCGTCTTACCGAATATCAGCATACTTTACTGTCATTATTGACCTCCCCTTCATAGCAGTTTTTTTGTCCACCTGTTACTATAAATATGGAATTCTGTattcagtgtaaaaaaaaaaaaactgcataaaaatcTGTATACACGAAGCTCCAGCTTGATGATCCATGACAACTTCATGGTGGCACTACTGGAAAtaagaaatgctgtttttagACCATATCTGCTTTTGAGATACGTAAGTTAAATGAACCAACACTGGTCTTGTTTCCACCTCAGTGAAACCAGAACCTTTAATCCCAGGAACTTTTTTAAGGAACCAAAatgttcttctgtttttctgtgtttctccCCAGTCTCTAAAGCCCTGTAGACAGCTGTTTTTACACATGAGACTCCTTTGCACTCTGTCATCCCCTGAGCTGTGCCACACATGTAACTTTTGTTTTGGATGGAAATAGCTGTCAGGTGATGTAAATCTATCTGACAGccattttgcacatttataaACTATAAAATAGAGCTGAGTGCATTTCTTAAAATATAGTTGATCAACTTCAGCAGAACAGAAAAGAACATAGTTGCCCTTTTTTTACGGAATTAATTCAAGGATCTTTTGATTTCCTACCAATCTTCTGCCCAACCTAGGTTGCTTTTAAAAACCAGTAGAAAGAAAAGTTTGTGGtatatttactgtagaattGTTTAGCGCTGTGTTTCTCATTACAGAGCAGATGACAgactcttctctctctttcttatgATGTATTCTCTCATTTTgctctttttctcctcctcttcctcctctcttgcATTGTTAGTTGATCACATGACATGAGGTAATCGCTAAGGGACTGTGAAGTCATAATGGACTGATCTTGCGTCCATTGCTTTGGGGTGTGTCTAACATCAGACATTGCTTGcatatagacacacacatatgcacacacccATGCATTTCTCActcttattattattgctgttgttgtagtagcagtagtagtagtattacaACCACATTAAGTCTGAAGTTATTGTGACTtaaacacagttaaaaaaagATACTGATTCTATTTAAAGTGTTAGTGCTTCCTCATACACGTATGAAAATAGTGCTCAGAAGAAAAACAAGTCCTCTATCTTAAGCGTGAAAATCACTATGACTCATTGTTCTCATAGATGTTTTTGATAAGTCTGAAGTTTTTCACTTATGCACCGAGCAGCTTCCACTAAACGAGGTCTACTTTCCTAGAGCAGGAAACCAAACACCGAACCATTTCCTGGCTGGCTCGTAAACAGCCTTTGTTGTCAGGTAAACGTTCAAAACCATgctgacttttgtttttttctttctttagtcATAACTTAATAACATCACAGAAACAAGCAGTTgctttacaaaacaaaacaaaaaagttgtGTAAAACAAATTTATTATATAAAGAAATGCATATCTTCTAATTTTGTGTAATGAAAAGCAATTGATAACCTCTATATTTAGAAATCTACCCCATGATGTCTGtgatcatactatttgtatgaTTTATCAATAAGTTGCTTTCTAGAGTCTGCAAGGATTCTTCTTATAACTGGTTCTT
Coding sequences within:
- the LOC100710616 gene encoding vascular endothelial growth factor C, with the translated sequence MWIPAVLLWMLNISNLCSGQDYTDYYQSGDMGTQSNDQLSLETIKSVDDLLQFLYPEYSVIQQCLRKRSWHSSSSPSSSSLSTSSMSPLLNANIQDMWVPMREEALYKDDDNLQVILEEIQRTSCQPREVCIEVAKEYPESTSQFYLPHCVALHRCGGCCNNEAFYCTNTSYTLVNKTLMKVSQSRMVRTVVMANFINHTSCDCLPKRPLRSIIRRAATDHLCSPPERACASGSIWDPANCVCVSADTINYPEREAEVLDSGLLALCGPNRVLEESTCDCVCQNGLTEASCDPGWKLDHNTCECQCEGQGEGKLCPAGQRWDDDLCGCVCAAECPRHQPLNPDTCLCQCRESHESCMRQGKKFNPNTCSCYRLPCRNPRRICQAGFYYSRLVCQCIPNYLRSERN